One Ezakiella massiliensis genomic window, TGAAGTCGTGCTAATGTCGGTATATTTATAAAAATTATCTTCTGGCTTAAACCTGCTTATATAAACCACATTTGCACCGCGTCTTTTTAGTTCACGGGCAATCGCAAGTCCCATTTTTCCGCTTGAGCGATTTGTAAATATCCTTACTGGATCGAGTTGTGAAACAGTAGATCCGCTTGTTACAACAACCTTTTTATTTGCAAATAATGAGTCTTGCTTGTTGTTAGCTATAATTTCATTTAATATGCTTTCTGGTGATGGTAGTTTGCCAATTCCTACATCATTACATGCTAGTAGTCCTGTGTCTGGCTCTATAAAATAATAATCAAGATCTTTTAAATATTTTATATTTTCAAGATTGGTCTTATCCAAATACATCTTTGTATTCATTGCCGGGGCAATAAATGTTTTGGTCTCACTTGCAGAAATAGCATTTAACAGAAGGTTATCACAAATTCCTGCTCTTAATTTGGCAATGAAATTCTTTGTAGCTGGAGCTACGATAATATAATCAGCTTCGCCCAAGTATATATGAGGAATTTTTCCATCTTTCATTTCAAAACCATCCACATATACGTCTCTGCCAGTTATGCTTGAAAAAGCAAGTGGAGTCACGAAATGAAGAGCGTTTTCAGTTAAACAGACGTCTACATAGGCGCCCATTTTTTTCAGTCTACTGGCAATTTCAATCGCTTTATAAGCTGCTACACCGCCAGTGACGCCAAGTAAAACACGTTTATCTTTAAACATTAATCATGGTCCTTATATTCTATTTTGCCCTCTCTTACTTCTTCAAGTGCAATGGTAATTGGATTTTCGTCTTCATGGCCTTCAACCTTAATCATTGATCCGTCCACTATTTGCCTTGCTCTCTTTGCTACAACAGATACTAGTGTGTACCTGCTAACATTTTTACCTAAAACATCTGTTGATGGGTTATACATAATTATTCACCTAACACTTTCTCTTTTAAATTTTTAAATCTTTTTACCTTGTGCAGCTCTGCATTAATAATCTCTTCAATATCTTTGGCAGCTTCTTCCACTTCCTCATTTATAATAAAATAGTCATATTTATCTATTTGTTCGATTTCCTTATAAGCATTATTAAAACGAATCCTCAAAGACTCTTCGGTTTCAGAACCTCTGCCTATAATCCTCTTTTTTAGCTCTTCCATGCTGGGTGGAAGTAAAAACATTAAAACTGCATCATCGTATG contains:
- the rpoZ gene encoding DNA-directed RNA polymerase subunit omega, with the protein product MYNPSTDVLGKNVSRYTLVSVVAKRARQIVDGSMIKVEGHEDENPITIALEEVREGKIEYKDHD
- the coaBC gene encoding bifunctional phosphopantothenoylcysteine decarboxylase/phosphopantothenate--cysteine ligase CoaBC, which gives rise to MFKDKRVLLGVTGGVAAYKAIEIASRLKKMGAYVDVCLTENALHFVTPLAFSSITGRDVYVDGFEMKDGKIPHIYLGEADYIIVAPATKNFIAKLRAGICDNLLLNAISASETKTFIAPAMNTKMYLDKTNLENIKYLKDLDYYFIEPDTGLLACNDVGIGKLPSPESILNEIIANNKQDSLFANKKVVVTSGSTVSQLDPVRIFTNRSSGKMGLAIARELKRRGANVVYISRFKPEDNFYKYTDISTTSDMLEAVKDEIKDSVALFMAAAPLDYEFDSYAEEKIKKADSLEFKLVRTKDILKTIAPIKGDMKVIGFAAESENHVEYGKEKLVKKDMDFIVINNIKGENSAFGSDRNSGTVLSKDNKKLEIKDTDKNSFARLMIDFVEENL